A section of the Pecten maximus unplaced genomic scaffold, xPecMax1.1, whole genome shotgun sequence genome encodes:
- the LOC117320231 gene encoding putative uncharacterized protein DDB_G0286901, whose protein sequence is MLLNNALSTHNNTNGDNTNGYNKNGDNKNGDNTNGDNKNGDNTNGDNTNGDNKNGDNTKGDNTNGDNTNGDNKNGDSKNGDNKNGDNTNGYNKNGDNKNSENTNDDNTNGGNTNGDNTNGDNKNGDNTNGDNTNGDNKNGGNKNGDNMNGYNKNGDNTNGGNTNGDNTNGDNTNGDNTNGGNKNGDNMNGYNKNGDNTNGGNTNGDNTNGDSKNVDNTNGDYKNGENTNGDNTNGDNKNGENTNGDNTNGYNKNGDNTNGGNTNGDNKNGDTQMK, encoded by the coding sequence ATGCTTCTAAACAATGCACTATCTACCCACAACAATACGAACGGTGACAATACGAACGGTTACAATAAGAACGGTGACAATAAGAACGGTGACAATACGAACGGTGACAATAAGAACGGTGACAATACGAACGGTGACAATACGAACGGTGACAATAAGAACGGTGACAATACGAAGGGTGACAATACGAACGGTGACAATACGAACGGTGACAATAAGAACGGTGACAGTAAGAACGGTGACAATAAGAACGGTGACAATACGAACGGTTACAATAAGAACGGTGACAATAAGAACAGTGAAAATACGAACGATGACAATACGAACGGTGGCAATACGAACGGTGACAATACGAACGGTGACAATAAGAACGGTGACAATACAAACGGTGACAATACGAACGGTGACAATAAGAACGGTGGCAATAAGAACGGTGACAATATGAACGGTTACAATAAGAACGGTGACAATACGAACGGTGGCAATACGAACGGTGACAATACGAACGGTGACAATACGAACGGTGACAATACGAACGGTGGCAATAAGAACGGTGACAATATGAACGGTTACAATAAGAACGGTGACAATACGAACGGTGGCAATACGAACGGTGACAATACGAACGGTGACAGTAAGAACGTTGACAATACGAACGGTGACTATAAGAACGGTGAAAATACGAACGGTGACAATACGAACGGTGACAATAAGAACGGTGAAAATACGAACGGTGACAATACGAACGGTTACAATAAGAACGGTGACAATACGAACGGTGGCAATACGAACGGTGACAATAAGAACGGTGACACTcaaatgaaatga